A single genomic interval of Rhinopithecus roxellana isolate Shanxi Qingling chromosome 11, ASM756505v1, whole genome shotgun sequence harbors:
- the LOC115900345 gene encoding scavenger receptor cysteine-rich domain-containing protein SCART1-like isoform X11, whose translation MNAALWTLALGPLLLNLWAVPTGGPGALRLAYRHSTCDGVVLVRHRGVWGYVCNQEWTLAEASVVCRQLGCGPAVGAPKYVPLPGEVAQPWLHNVSCRGNESSLWECSLDSWSQSPCPHTWVVVALCSNGTFRELRLAEGRSPCAGLPEIRNVNGVDRLCGLHVEEAMVFCRELGCGPVLQAPRRDVGVVRKYLACRGTEPTIRNCRLDNNFRSGCDLRLDAEVVCSGHTEAQLVGGEHPCAGRLEVRRGLTWGTICDTDLDLATAHVVCRELQCGAAVSTPKGSRFGRGSGPVWSETFHCAGNESLLFHCPRGNGSQCGPGHDAGLRCSEFRLVNGSSSCEGRVELQVQGSWAPLCATHWDIADATVLCHQLNCGNAVAAPRGGHFGDGDAAIWPDAFHCEGTEPYLWNCPVSTLGAPACAPGNSASAVCSGLPHGLRLREGQSRCDGRVEVSLEGVWGRVLDDAWYLRGADVVCRQLGCGAAEQAYDAPAPSRGSVQVSLSRARCLGTETRLTQCNVSATLQEPAGTSRDAGVVCSGSLGVRLAAGPGRCAGRVEVLHGGAWGTVCDDAWDLQDAHVVCRQLGCGRALSALGAAHFGAGAGLIWLDELGCQGHESALWQCPSTGWGQHDCRHKEDAGVFCSESVALRLRGGTCCCAGWLDVFYNGTWGAVCSNALKDLSLSIICKQLGCGEWGWLENRPFPSAGTGTAWVDNIQCRRLRNSTLWQCPSHPWHPHSCDLREQAWITCAGLSEDRPQAAGEPLNCSSSLGCPGSPKTTVLPLPPLGWDMSGHLSSEGVYEDIGAFPMGEKDEGPAGSGDLGLEEDYDDAGEPEDGAGEEAEEARVQLSPAAEQCPSSTLSQSAAGGALGSPGHCEKPYHCLPTHGVPFLSL comes from the exons ATGAACGCAGCTCTCTGGACCCTGGCACTCGGGCCCCTTCTTCTCAATCTCTGGGCAGTCCCCACTG GTGGACCAGGTGCTCTGAGGCTGGCGTACAGACACAGCACGTGCGACGGAGTGGTGCTGGTCCGACACCGCGGGGTGTGGGGATACGTGTGCAACCAGGAGTGGACGCTGGCAGAGGCCTCTGTGGTGTGCAGGCAGCTGGGCTGCGGTCCCGCCGTGGGTGCCCCCAAGTATGTCCCGCTGCCTGGAGAGGTGGCCCAGCCCTGGCTCCACAACGTGTCCTGCCGGGGCAACGAGTCCTCCCTCTGGGAGTGCAGCCTTGACTCATGGAGCCAGAGCCCGTGCCCCCACACATGGGTGGTGGTCGCGCTGTGCTCCA ACGGCACATTCCGGGAGCTCCGGCTGGCGGAGGGCCGCAGTCCCTGCGCGGGACTCCCTGAGATCAGAAACGTGAATGGGGTGGACCGCCTCTGTGGCCTGCATGTGGAGGAGGCCATGGTGTTCTGCCGGGAGCTGGGGTGCGGCCCTGTGCTCCAGGCCCCCCGCCGGGACGTGGGCGTCGTCAGGAAGTACCTGGCCTGCAGGGGCACCGAGCCCACCATCCGCAACTGCAGACTGGACAACAACTTCCGCAGCGGCTGCGACCTGCGGCTGGATGCAGAGGTGGTCTGCTCAG GACACACAGAGGCCCAGCTGGTGGGCGGTGAGCACCCCTGCGCCGGGCGCCTGGAGGTGAGGCGCGGCCTGACCTGGGGCACCATCTGTGACACAGACCTGGACCTGGCCACAGCCCACGTGGTGTGCCGGGAGCTGCAGTGTGGGGCGGCGGTGTCCACACCCAAGGGTTCCCGCTTCGGCCGGGGCTCGGGGCCGGTGTGGTCGGAGACCTTCCACTGTGCAGGCAACGAGTCGCTGCTGTTCCACTGCCCGCGGGGAAATGGGAGCCAGTGTGGGCCCGGCCATGACGCAGGGCTCAGGTGCTCAG AGTTCAGGCTGGTCAATGGCAGCAGCAGCTGTGAGGGCCGTGTGGAGCTCCAGGTGCAGGGGTCCTGGGCGCCCCTCTGTGCCACCCACTGGGACATAGCAGACGCCACCGTCCTCTGCCACCAGCTCAACTGCGGCAACGCGGTGGCTGCACCTCGAGGAGGCCATTTTGGGGACGGGGACGCTGCCATCTGGCCTGACGCATTTCACTGTGAGGGGACAGAACCCTACTTGTGGAATTGCCCAGTAAGCACCCTGGGGGCCCCGGCCTGTGCCCCGGGAAACTCAGCCTCCGCAGTCTGCTCAG GTCTGCCCCACGGCCTGCGGCTGAGGGAAGGACAGAGCCGCTGTGATGGCCGCGTGGAGGTCTCCCTGGAGGGCGTGTGGGGCCGCGTCCTGGACGATGCCTGGTACCTGCGCGGCGCGGACGTGGTGTGCCGGCAGCTCGGGTGCGGAGCGGCCGAACAAGCCTATGACGCACCTGCCCCCAGCCGCGGGTCGGTCCAGGTGTCGCTGAGCCGCGCGCGCTGTCTGGGCACCGAGACCCGCCTGACTCAGTGCAACGTGTCCGCGACCCTGCAGGAGCCCGCGGGAACCTCGCGGGACGCCGGCGTGGTGTGCTCTG GGAGCCTCGGGGTGCGGCTGGCCGCGGGGCCGGGGCGCTGTGCGGGGCGCGTGGAGGTGCTGCACGGGGGCGCGTGGGGCACCGTGTGTGACGACGCCTGGGACCTGCAGGACGCGCACGTGGTCTGCAGGCAGCTGGGCTGTGGCCGTGCCCTGAGCGCCCTGGGGGCCGCACACTTCGGAGCCGGGGCAGGGCTCATCTGGCTGGACGAGCTGGGCTGCCAGGGCCACGAGTCTGCTCTGTGGCAGTGCCCGTCGACGGGCTGGGGCCAGCACGACTGCAGGCACAAGGAGGACGCCGGCGTCTTCTGCTCAG AGTCGGTGGCTCTGAGGCTGCGAGGTGGGACCTGCTGCTGTGCTGGGTGGCTGGATGTGTTCTACAATGGGACCTGGGGCGCCGTGTGCAGCAATGCCCTGAAGGACCTCTCCTTGTCCATCATCTGCAAGCAGCTggggtgtggggagtggggatggcTGGAGAACAGGCCCTTCCCCTCTGCCGGCACCGGGACCGCCTGGGTGGACAACATCCAGTGCCGTAGGCTGCGCAACTCCACTCTGTGGCAATGCCCTTCCCATCCGTGGCACCCGCATTCCTGTGACCTTCGAGAGCAGGCCTGGATTACCTGTGCAG GATTGTCAGAGGACAGGCCACAGGCTGCTGGGGAGCCTCTCAACTGCTCCTCCTCGCTCGGCTGCCCAG GTTCCCCGAAGACCACTGTGCTGCCCCTGCCGCCGCTGG GTTGGGACATGTCAGGCCATCTGTCCTCAGAGGGTGTCTATGAGGACATCGGAGCCTTCCCCATGGGGGAGAAAGACGAGGGACCTGCAGGATCCGGGGACCTGGGCCTGGAGGAGGACTATGACGATGCGGGAGAGCCTGAGGACGGCGCtggggaggaggcggaggaggccAGGGTGCAGCTGAGCCCCGCAG CTGAGCAGTGTCCTTCCAGCACCTTGTCCCAGTCGGCTGCAGGAGGGGCCCTGGGCAGCCCAGGTCACTGTGAGAAGCCATATCACTGTCTCCCGACCCACGGTGTCCCCTTCTTGTCCCTTTGA
- the LOC115900345 gene encoding scavenger receptor cysteine-rich domain-containing protein SCART1-like isoform X7: protein MNAALWTLALGPLLLNLWAVPTGGPGALRLAYRHSTCDGVVLVRHRGVWGYVCNQEWTLAEASVVCRQLGCGPAVGAPKYVPLPGEVAQPWLHNVSCRGNESSLWECSLDSWSQSPCPHTWVVVALCSNGTFRELRLAEGRSPCAGLPEIRNVNGVDRLCGLHVEEAMVFCRELGCGPVLQAPRRDVGVVRKYLACRGTEPTIRNCRLDNNFRSGCDLRLDAEVVCSGHTEAQLVGGEHPCAGRLEVRRGLTWGTICDTDLDLATAHVVCRELQCGAAVSTPKGSRFGRGSGPVWSETFHCAGNESLLFHCPRGNGSQCGPGHDAGLRCSEFRLVNGSSSCEGRVELQVQGSWAPLCATHWDIADATVLCHQLNCGNAVAAPRGGHFGDGDAAIWPDAFHCEGTEPYLWNCPVSTLGAPACAPGNSASAVCSGLPHGLRLREGQSRCDGRVEVSLEGVWGRVLDDAWYLRGADVVCRQLGCGAAEQAYDAPAPSRGSVQVSLSRARCLGTETRLTQCNVSATLQEPAGTSRDAGVVCSGSLGVRLAAGPGRCAGRVEVLHGGAWGTVCDDAWDLQDAHVVCRQLGCGRALSALGAAHFGAGAGLIWLDELGCQGHESALWQCPSTGWGQHDCRHKEDAGVFCSESVALRLRGGTCCCAGWLDVFYNGTWGAVCSNALKDLSLSIICKQLGCGEWGWLENRPFPSAGTGTAWVDNIQCRRLRNSTLWQCPSHPWHPHSCDLREQAWITCAGLSEDRPQAAGEPLNCSSSLGCPGSPKTTVLPLPPLAGFVHLCPPTWAFLDRTHYLGLQASRILPLGPSTWASRVVASTCLSMGGAPVQAAQRPTSPGVAPIPVRLEPSRARVTMAQAAQVHSMPRLSLCPTAPPLAPPPAHKAWAMPEITCLVLGSLLGIISLFLGRQWCHRRAACRGWDMSGHLSSEGVYEDIGAFPMGEKDEGPAGSGDLGLEEDYDDAGEPEDGAGEEAEEARVQLSPAAEQCPSSTLSQSAAGGALGSPGHCEKPYHCLPTHGVPFLSL from the exons ATGAACGCAGCTCTCTGGACCCTGGCACTCGGGCCCCTTCTTCTCAATCTCTGGGCAGTCCCCACTG GTGGACCAGGTGCTCTGAGGCTGGCGTACAGACACAGCACGTGCGACGGAGTGGTGCTGGTCCGACACCGCGGGGTGTGGGGATACGTGTGCAACCAGGAGTGGACGCTGGCAGAGGCCTCTGTGGTGTGCAGGCAGCTGGGCTGCGGTCCCGCCGTGGGTGCCCCCAAGTATGTCCCGCTGCCTGGAGAGGTGGCCCAGCCCTGGCTCCACAACGTGTCCTGCCGGGGCAACGAGTCCTCCCTCTGGGAGTGCAGCCTTGACTCATGGAGCCAGAGCCCGTGCCCCCACACATGGGTGGTGGTCGCGCTGTGCTCCA ACGGCACATTCCGGGAGCTCCGGCTGGCGGAGGGCCGCAGTCCCTGCGCGGGACTCCCTGAGATCAGAAACGTGAATGGGGTGGACCGCCTCTGTGGCCTGCATGTGGAGGAGGCCATGGTGTTCTGCCGGGAGCTGGGGTGCGGCCCTGTGCTCCAGGCCCCCCGCCGGGACGTGGGCGTCGTCAGGAAGTACCTGGCCTGCAGGGGCACCGAGCCCACCATCCGCAACTGCAGACTGGACAACAACTTCCGCAGCGGCTGCGACCTGCGGCTGGATGCAGAGGTGGTCTGCTCAG GACACACAGAGGCCCAGCTGGTGGGCGGTGAGCACCCCTGCGCCGGGCGCCTGGAGGTGAGGCGCGGCCTGACCTGGGGCACCATCTGTGACACAGACCTGGACCTGGCCACAGCCCACGTGGTGTGCCGGGAGCTGCAGTGTGGGGCGGCGGTGTCCACACCCAAGGGTTCCCGCTTCGGCCGGGGCTCGGGGCCGGTGTGGTCGGAGACCTTCCACTGTGCAGGCAACGAGTCGCTGCTGTTCCACTGCCCGCGGGGAAATGGGAGCCAGTGTGGGCCCGGCCATGACGCAGGGCTCAGGTGCTCAG AGTTCAGGCTGGTCAATGGCAGCAGCAGCTGTGAGGGCCGTGTGGAGCTCCAGGTGCAGGGGTCCTGGGCGCCCCTCTGTGCCACCCACTGGGACATAGCAGACGCCACCGTCCTCTGCCACCAGCTCAACTGCGGCAACGCGGTGGCTGCACCTCGAGGAGGCCATTTTGGGGACGGGGACGCTGCCATCTGGCCTGACGCATTTCACTGTGAGGGGACAGAACCCTACTTGTGGAATTGCCCAGTAAGCACCCTGGGGGCCCCGGCCTGTGCCCCGGGAAACTCAGCCTCCGCAGTCTGCTCAG GTCTGCCCCACGGCCTGCGGCTGAGGGAAGGACAGAGCCGCTGTGATGGCCGCGTGGAGGTCTCCCTGGAGGGCGTGTGGGGCCGCGTCCTGGACGATGCCTGGTACCTGCGCGGCGCGGACGTGGTGTGCCGGCAGCTCGGGTGCGGAGCGGCCGAACAAGCCTATGACGCACCTGCCCCCAGCCGCGGGTCGGTCCAGGTGTCGCTGAGCCGCGCGCGCTGTCTGGGCACCGAGACCCGCCTGACTCAGTGCAACGTGTCCGCGACCCTGCAGGAGCCCGCGGGAACCTCGCGGGACGCCGGCGTGGTGTGCTCTG GGAGCCTCGGGGTGCGGCTGGCCGCGGGGCCGGGGCGCTGTGCGGGGCGCGTGGAGGTGCTGCACGGGGGCGCGTGGGGCACCGTGTGTGACGACGCCTGGGACCTGCAGGACGCGCACGTGGTCTGCAGGCAGCTGGGCTGTGGCCGTGCCCTGAGCGCCCTGGGGGCCGCACACTTCGGAGCCGGGGCAGGGCTCATCTGGCTGGACGAGCTGGGCTGCCAGGGCCACGAGTCTGCTCTGTGGCAGTGCCCGTCGACGGGCTGGGGCCAGCACGACTGCAGGCACAAGGAGGACGCCGGCGTCTTCTGCTCAG AGTCGGTGGCTCTGAGGCTGCGAGGTGGGACCTGCTGCTGTGCTGGGTGGCTGGATGTGTTCTACAATGGGACCTGGGGCGCCGTGTGCAGCAATGCCCTGAAGGACCTCTCCTTGTCCATCATCTGCAAGCAGCTggggtgtggggagtggggatggcTGGAGAACAGGCCCTTCCCCTCTGCCGGCACCGGGACCGCCTGGGTGGACAACATCCAGTGCCGTAGGCTGCGCAACTCCACTCTGTGGCAATGCCCTTCCCATCCGTGGCACCCGCATTCCTGTGACCTTCGAGAGCAGGCCTGGATTACCTGTGCAG GATTGTCAGAGGACAGGCCACAGGCTGCTGGGGAGCCTCTCAACTGCTCCTCCTCGCTCGGCTGCCCAG GTTCCCCGAAGACCACTGTGCTGCCCCTGCCGCCGCTGG CAGGATTTGTCCACCTGTGCCCTCCCACGTGGGCCTTCCTCGATCGTACCCACTATCTGGGCCTGCAAGCTTCCCGGATTCTTCCACTTGGGCCCTCCACCTGGGCCTCTCGTGTGGTGGCCTCAACCTGTCTCTCCATGGGAGGAGCGCCTGTTCAGGCAGCACAAAGGCCCACCTCTCCTGGGGTGGCCCCCATCCCTGTGAGGCTGGAGCCCTCCAGGGCCAGGGTCACAATGGCCCAGGCAGCCCAGGTGCACAGCATGCCCCGCCTCTCACTGTGCCCCACAGCCCCTCCCTTGGCCCCTCCACCTGCCCACAAGGCCTGGGCCATGCCTGAGATCACCTGCCTGGTCCTTGGCTCCCTTCTGGGCATCATCTCCCTGTTCCTGGGCAGGCAGTGGTGCCACCGCAGAGCAGCCTGCAGGG GTTGGGACATGTCAGGCCATCTGTCCTCAGAGGGTGTCTATGAGGACATCGGAGCCTTCCCCATGGGGGAGAAAGACGAGGGACCTGCAGGATCCGGGGACCTGGGCCTGGAGGAGGACTATGACGATGCGGGAGAGCCTGAGGACGGCGCtggggaggaggcggaggaggccAGGGTGCAGCTGAGCCCCGCAG CTGAGCAGTGTCCTTCCAGCACCTTGTCCCAGTCGGCTGCAGGAGGGGCCCTGGGCAGCCCAGGTCACTGTGAGAAGCCATATCACTGTCTCCCGACCCACGGTGTCCCCTTCTTGTCCCTTTGA
- the LOC115900345 gene encoding scavenger receptor cysteine-rich domain-containing protein SCART1-like isoform X1: protein MNAALWTLALGPLLLNLWAVPTGGPGALRLAYRHSTCDGVVLVRHRGVWGYVCNQEWTLAEASVVCRQLGCGPAVGAPKYVPLPGEVAQPWLHNVSCRGNESSLWECSLDSWSQSPCPHTWVVVALCSNGTFRELRLAEGRSPCAGLPEIRNVNGVDRLCGLHVEEAMVFCRELGCGPVLQAPRRDVGVVRKYLACRGTEPTIRNCRLDNNFRSGCDLRLDAEVVCSGHTEAQLVGGEHPCAGRLEVRRGLTWGTICDTDLDLATAHVVCRELQCGAAVSTPKGSRFGRGSGPVWSETFHCAGNESLLFHCPRGNGSQCGPGHDAGLRCSEFRLVNGSSSCEGRVELQVQGSWAPLCATHWDIADATVLCHQLNCGNAVAAPRGGHFGDGDAAIWPDAFHCEGTEPYLWNCPVSTLGAPACAPGNSASAVCSGLPHGLRLREGQSRCDGRVEVSLEGVWGRVLDDAWYLRGADVVCRQLGCGAAEQAYDAPAPSRGSVQVSLSRARCLGTETRLTQCNVSATLQEPAGTSRDAGVVCSGSLGVRLAAGPGRCAGRVEVLHGGAWGTVCDDAWDLQDAHVVCRQLGCGRALSALGAAHFGAGAGLIWLDELGCQGHESALWQCPSTGWGQHDCRHKEDAGVFCSESVALRLRGGTCCCAGWLDVFYNGTWGAVCSNALKDLSLSIICKQLGCGEWGWLENRPFPSAGTGTAWVDNIQCRRLRNSTLWQCPSHPWHPHSCDLREQAWITCAGLSEDRPQAAGEPLNCSSSLGCPEEGALRVRGGEARCSGRVELWHAGSWGTVCDDGWDLADAEVVCRQLGCGRAVAALGAAAFGPGSGPVWLDEVGCRGSEASLRGCPAERWGRGDCAHKEDAGVRCLGSPKTTVLPLPPLAGFVHLCPPTWAFLDRTHYLGLQASRILPLGPSTWASRVVASTCLSMGGAPVQAAQRPTSPGVAPIPVRLEPSRARVTMAQAAQVHSMPRLSLCPTAPPLAPPPAHKAWAMPEITCLVLGSLLGIISLFLGRQWCHRRAACRGWDMSGHLSSEGVYEDIGAFPMGEKDEGPAGSGDLGLEEDYDDAGEPEDGAGEEAEEARVQLSPAAEQCPSSTLSQSAAGGALGSPGHCEKPYHCLPTHGVPFLSL, encoded by the exons ATGAACGCAGCTCTCTGGACCCTGGCACTCGGGCCCCTTCTTCTCAATCTCTGGGCAGTCCCCACTG GTGGACCAGGTGCTCTGAGGCTGGCGTACAGACACAGCACGTGCGACGGAGTGGTGCTGGTCCGACACCGCGGGGTGTGGGGATACGTGTGCAACCAGGAGTGGACGCTGGCAGAGGCCTCTGTGGTGTGCAGGCAGCTGGGCTGCGGTCCCGCCGTGGGTGCCCCCAAGTATGTCCCGCTGCCTGGAGAGGTGGCCCAGCCCTGGCTCCACAACGTGTCCTGCCGGGGCAACGAGTCCTCCCTCTGGGAGTGCAGCCTTGACTCATGGAGCCAGAGCCCGTGCCCCCACACATGGGTGGTGGTCGCGCTGTGCTCCA ACGGCACATTCCGGGAGCTCCGGCTGGCGGAGGGCCGCAGTCCCTGCGCGGGACTCCCTGAGATCAGAAACGTGAATGGGGTGGACCGCCTCTGTGGCCTGCATGTGGAGGAGGCCATGGTGTTCTGCCGGGAGCTGGGGTGCGGCCCTGTGCTCCAGGCCCCCCGCCGGGACGTGGGCGTCGTCAGGAAGTACCTGGCCTGCAGGGGCACCGAGCCCACCATCCGCAACTGCAGACTGGACAACAACTTCCGCAGCGGCTGCGACCTGCGGCTGGATGCAGAGGTGGTCTGCTCAG GACACACAGAGGCCCAGCTGGTGGGCGGTGAGCACCCCTGCGCCGGGCGCCTGGAGGTGAGGCGCGGCCTGACCTGGGGCACCATCTGTGACACAGACCTGGACCTGGCCACAGCCCACGTGGTGTGCCGGGAGCTGCAGTGTGGGGCGGCGGTGTCCACACCCAAGGGTTCCCGCTTCGGCCGGGGCTCGGGGCCGGTGTGGTCGGAGACCTTCCACTGTGCAGGCAACGAGTCGCTGCTGTTCCACTGCCCGCGGGGAAATGGGAGCCAGTGTGGGCCCGGCCATGACGCAGGGCTCAGGTGCTCAG AGTTCAGGCTGGTCAATGGCAGCAGCAGCTGTGAGGGCCGTGTGGAGCTCCAGGTGCAGGGGTCCTGGGCGCCCCTCTGTGCCACCCACTGGGACATAGCAGACGCCACCGTCCTCTGCCACCAGCTCAACTGCGGCAACGCGGTGGCTGCACCTCGAGGAGGCCATTTTGGGGACGGGGACGCTGCCATCTGGCCTGACGCATTTCACTGTGAGGGGACAGAACCCTACTTGTGGAATTGCCCAGTAAGCACCCTGGGGGCCCCGGCCTGTGCCCCGGGAAACTCAGCCTCCGCAGTCTGCTCAG GTCTGCCCCACGGCCTGCGGCTGAGGGAAGGACAGAGCCGCTGTGATGGCCGCGTGGAGGTCTCCCTGGAGGGCGTGTGGGGCCGCGTCCTGGACGATGCCTGGTACCTGCGCGGCGCGGACGTGGTGTGCCGGCAGCTCGGGTGCGGAGCGGCCGAACAAGCCTATGACGCACCTGCCCCCAGCCGCGGGTCGGTCCAGGTGTCGCTGAGCCGCGCGCGCTGTCTGGGCACCGAGACCCGCCTGACTCAGTGCAACGTGTCCGCGACCCTGCAGGAGCCCGCGGGAACCTCGCGGGACGCCGGCGTGGTGTGCTCTG GGAGCCTCGGGGTGCGGCTGGCCGCGGGGCCGGGGCGCTGTGCGGGGCGCGTGGAGGTGCTGCACGGGGGCGCGTGGGGCACCGTGTGTGACGACGCCTGGGACCTGCAGGACGCGCACGTGGTCTGCAGGCAGCTGGGCTGTGGCCGTGCCCTGAGCGCCCTGGGGGCCGCACACTTCGGAGCCGGGGCAGGGCTCATCTGGCTGGACGAGCTGGGCTGCCAGGGCCACGAGTCTGCTCTGTGGCAGTGCCCGTCGACGGGCTGGGGCCAGCACGACTGCAGGCACAAGGAGGACGCCGGCGTCTTCTGCTCAG AGTCGGTGGCTCTGAGGCTGCGAGGTGGGACCTGCTGCTGTGCTGGGTGGCTGGATGTGTTCTACAATGGGACCTGGGGCGCCGTGTGCAGCAATGCCCTGAAGGACCTCTCCTTGTCCATCATCTGCAAGCAGCTggggtgtggggagtggggatggcTGGAGAACAGGCCCTTCCCCTCTGCCGGCACCGGGACCGCCTGGGTGGACAACATCCAGTGCCGTAGGCTGCGCAACTCCACTCTGTGGCAATGCCCTTCCCATCCGTGGCACCCGCATTCCTGTGACCTTCGAGAGCAGGCCTGGATTACCTGTGCAG GATTGTCAGAGGACAGGCCACAGGCTGCTGGGGAGCCTCTCAACTGCTCCTCCTCGCTCGGCTGCCCAG AGGAGGGCGCGCTGCGCGTGCGCGGGGGCGAGGCCCGCTGCTCCGGGCGCGTGGAGCTCTGGCACGCGGGCTCCTGGGGCACCGTGTGTGACGACGGCTGGGACCTGGCGGACGCGGAGGTCGTGTGCCGCCAGCTGGGCTGTGGTCGGGCCGTCGCCGCCCTGGGGGCCGCCGCCTTTGGCCCTGGCTCCGGACCCGTGTGGCTGGACGAGGTGGGGTGCCGGGGCAGCGAGGCGTCCCTGCGGGGCTGCCCTGCGGAGCGGTGGGGACGCGGAGACTGCGCGCACAAGGAGGACGCGGGCGTGCGCTGCTTGG GTTCCCCGAAGACCACTGTGCTGCCCCTGCCGCCGCTGG CAGGATTTGTCCACCTGTGCCCTCCCACGTGGGCCTTCCTCGATCGTACCCACTATCTGGGCCTGCAAGCTTCCCGGATTCTTCCACTTGGGCCCTCCACCTGGGCCTCTCGTGTGGTGGCCTCAACCTGTCTCTCCATGGGAGGAGCGCCTGTTCAGGCAGCACAAAGGCCCACCTCTCCTGGGGTGGCCCCCATCCCTGTGAGGCTGGAGCCCTCCAGGGCCAGGGTCACAATGGCCCAGGCAGCCCAGGTGCACAGCATGCCCCGCCTCTCACTGTGCCCCACAGCCCCTCCCTTGGCCCCTCCACCTGCCCACAAGGCCTGGGCCATGCCTGAGATCACCTGCCTGGTCCTTGGCTCCCTTCTGGGCATCATCTCCCTGTTCCTGGGCAGGCAGTGGTGCCACCGCAGAGCAGCCTGCAGGG GTTGGGACATGTCAGGCCATCTGTCCTCAGAGGGTGTCTATGAGGACATCGGAGCCTTCCCCATGGGGGAGAAAGACGAGGGACCTGCAGGATCCGGGGACCTGGGCCTGGAGGAGGACTATGACGATGCGGGAGAGCCTGAGGACGGCGCtggggaggaggcggaggaggccAGGGTGCAGCTGAGCCCCGCAG CTGAGCAGTGTCCTTCCAGCACCTTGTCCCAGTCGGCTGCAGGAGGGGCCCTGGGCAGCCCAGGTCACTGTGAGAAGCCATATCACTGTCTCCCGACCCACGGTGTCCCCTTCTTGTCCCTTTGA